From one Desmodus rotundus isolate HL8 chromosome X, HLdesRot8A.1, whole genome shotgun sequence genomic stretch:
- the CFP gene encoding properdin isoform X1, whose protein sequence is MPTPAQTPWSLLLWPPLLLLLTLPATGSDPVLCFTQYEESSGKCKDFLGRGIRVEDCCLNPNYAFQEPGSKLCQACRLPRWSLWSSWTPCSVTCTEGSQLRHRRCIGWGGQCLEKVQPGTLEWQLQTCEDKPCCPEAGGWSDWGAWAPCSVTCSEGTRTRRRACDRPVPKCGGHCPGKAQESEACDTKQTCPIHGAWAAWGPWGPCSGSCHGGPYMPVERRSRTCSAPEPSTKPPGKPCPESAYEQRACSGLPPCPVAGGWGPWGPVSPCPVTCGLGKTTEQRTCDHPVPQHGGPFCAGEATRTHVCNTAVPCPVNGEWGAWEEWSTCVRPKMQRISCQEIPGQQTRSRSCKGRKFNGHRCPGEQQDIRHCYNIQRCSWEGSWTEWSTWGLCTPPCGPNPTRSRQRLCKAHLPNFSPTVTIVEGQGKKNVTFWGKPSSVCEMLQGQKVVVEEKQPCLHTPVCKDPEDEEL, encoded by the exons ATGCCTACTCCAGCACAGACCCCTTGGTCACTGCTGCTGTGGCCACCACTGCTGCTGCTACTCACCCTGCCAGCCACAG GCTCAGACCCTGTACTCTGCTTCACCCAGTATGAGGAATCCTCAGGCAAGTGTAAGGACTTCCTGGGGAGAGGTATCCGTGTGGAAGACTGCTGTCTCAACCCTAACTATGCCTTCCAGGAGCCTGGCAGCAAGCTCTGTCAGGCATGCAG GCTCCCACGATGGTCACTGTGGTCCAGTTGGACTCCCTGCTCAGTGACCTGCACTGAGGGCTCCCAGTTGCGGCACCGACGCTGCATAGGCTGGGGCGGACAATGCCTTGAGAAGGTGCAGCCTGGGACCCTTGAGTGGCAACTGCAGACCTGTGAGGACAAGCCATGTTGTCCTG AGGCAGGCGGCTGGTCCGACTGGGGCGCCTGGGCACCTTGCTCTGTCACCTGCTCTGAAGGGACTCGGACCCGCCGTCGAGCATGTGATCGGCCTGTCCCCAAGTGTGGGGGCCACTGCCCAGGAAAGGCACAGGAGTCAGAGGCCTGCGACACGAAGCAGACCTGCCCCA TACATGGGGCCTGGGCTGCTTGGGGCCCCTGGGGCCCTTGCTCAGGCTCCTGCCATGGTGGACCCTACATGCCTGTGGAAAGACGAAGCCGCACGTGTTCTGCACCTGAGCCCTCCACGAAGCCCCCTGGGAAGCCGTGCCCAGAGTCAGCCTATGAGCAGCGAGCCTGCAGTGGCCTGCCACCCTGCCCAG tggctggaggctgggggcCATGGGGCCCTGTGAGCCCCTGCCCAGTGACCTGTGGCCTAGGCAAGACCACAGAACAGCGGACATGTGATCACCCTGTGCCCCAGCATGGGGGCCCCTTTTGTGCTGGTGAAGCCACCCGGACCCACGTCTGCAACACGGCTGTGCCCTGCCCTG TGAATGGAGAGTGGGGGGCGTGGGAGGAATGGAGCACCTGTGTCCGCCCGAAGATGCAACGCATCAGCTGTCAGGAGATCCCAGGCCAGCAGACACGCTCAAGGAGCTGCAAGGGCCGCAAATTTAATGGACATCGATGTCCTGGGGAACAACAGGATATCCGGCACTGCTACAACATCCAGCGCTGCTCCT GGGAAGGCTCATGGACAGAGTGGAGTACCTGGGGGCTGTGCACGCCCCCGTGTGGACCCAACCCCACCCGCAGCCGTCAGCGCCTCTGCAAGGCCCATCTCCCCAACTTCTC GCCCACTGTTACCATTGTTGAAGGTCAAGGAAAGAAGAATGTGACCTTCTGGGGGAAACCATCGTCAGTGTGTGAGATGCTACAGGGGCAGAAGGTGGTGGTGGAAGAGAAACAGCCATGTCTACACACACCtgtctgcaaagaccctgaggaTGAGGAGCTCTAA
- the CFP gene encoding properdin isoform X2, producing the protein MPTPAQTPWSLLLWPPLLLLLTLPATGSDPVLCFTQYEESSGKCKDFLGRGIRVEDCCLNPNYAFQEPGSKLCQACRLPRWSLWSSWTPCSVTCTEGSQLRHRRCIGWGGQCLEKVQPGTLEWQLQTCEDKPCCPEAGGWSDWGAWAPCSVTCSEGTRTRRRACDRPVPKCGGHCPGKAQESEACDTKQTCPIHGAWAAWGPWGPCSGSCHGGPYMPVERRSRTCSAPEPSTKPPGKPCPESAYEQRACSGLPPCPVAGGWGPWGPVSPCPVTCGLGKTTEQRTCDHPVPQHGGPFCAGEATRTHVCNTAVPCPVNGEWGAWEEWSTCVRPKMQRISCQEIPGQQTRSRSCKGRKFNGHRCPGEQQDIRHCYNIQRCSCECSPDSPVRGKAHGQSGVPGGCARPRVDPTPPAAVSASARPISPTSRPLLPLLKVKERRM; encoded by the exons ATGCCTACTCCAGCACAGACCCCTTGGTCACTGCTGCTGTGGCCACCACTGCTGCTGCTACTCACCCTGCCAGCCACAG GCTCAGACCCTGTACTCTGCTTCACCCAGTATGAGGAATCCTCAGGCAAGTGTAAGGACTTCCTGGGGAGAGGTATCCGTGTGGAAGACTGCTGTCTCAACCCTAACTATGCCTTCCAGGAGCCTGGCAGCAAGCTCTGTCAGGCATGCAG GCTCCCACGATGGTCACTGTGGTCCAGTTGGACTCCCTGCTCAGTGACCTGCACTGAGGGCTCCCAGTTGCGGCACCGACGCTGCATAGGCTGGGGCGGACAATGCCTTGAGAAGGTGCAGCCTGGGACCCTTGAGTGGCAACTGCAGACCTGTGAGGACAAGCCATGTTGTCCTG AGGCAGGCGGCTGGTCCGACTGGGGCGCCTGGGCACCTTGCTCTGTCACCTGCTCTGAAGGGACTCGGACCCGCCGTCGAGCATGTGATCGGCCTGTCCCCAAGTGTGGGGGCCACTGCCCAGGAAAGGCACAGGAGTCAGAGGCCTGCGACACGAAGCAGACCTGCCCCA TACATGGGGCCTGGGCTGCTTGGGGCCCCTGGGGCCCTTGCTCAGGCTCCTGCCATGGTGGACCCTACATGCCTGTGGAAAGACGAAGCCGCACGTGTTCTGCACCTGAGCCCTCCACGAAGCCCCCTGGGAAGCCGTGCCCAGAGTCAGCCTATGAGCAGCGAGCCTGCAGTGGCCTGCCACCCTGCCCAG tggctggaggctgggggcCATGGGGCCCTGTGAGCCCCTGCCCAGTGACCTGTGGCCTAGGCAAGACCACAGAACAGCGGACATGTGATCACCCTGTGCCCCAGCATGGGGGCCCCTTTTGTGCTGGTGAAGCCACCCGGACCCACGTCTGCAACACGGCTGTGCCCTGCCCTG TGAATGGAGAGTGGGGGGCGTGGGAGGAATGGAGCACCTGTGTCCGCCCGAAGATGCAACGCATCAGCTGTCAGGAGATCCCAGGCCAGCAGACACGCTCAAGGAGCTGCAAGGGCCGCAAATTTAATGGACATCGATGTCCTGGGGAACAACAGGATATCCGGCACTGCTACAACATCCAGCGCTGCTCCTGTGAGTGCTCcccagactctcctgtgagg GGGAAGGCTCATGGACAGAGTGGAGTACCTGGGGGCTGTGCACGCCCCCGTGTGGACCCAACCCCACCCGCAGCCGTCAGCGCCTCTGCAAGGCCCATCTCCCCAACTTCTC GCCCACTGTTACCATTGTTGAAGGTCAAGGAAAGAAGAATGTGA